In a genomic window of uncultured Sphaerochaeta sp.:
- a CDS encoding sugar ABC transporter permease: MKRMSFQARYRLIGYQFLIPTFLVLLLVVAMPLLFSLVLSMFRYTFLSPRLNEFVGFSNYASVVHDQYFWNSVKVTFFFVLMVVPLEFFIGYGIALMLSRPEIRFKSIFYFILTIPMVMSPVAVGLIWRMLLHPELGVVNYLLGKLGFGYVNWFGDERLALFTVTLVDVWQQVSFMVLLLLSGITSLPKEPFESATIDGANWLQTLLFVKTPLLMPIITVAVLQRVITSFKTYDLVYILTSGGPGVSTDLISYNIYRTTFMGLDLSVASAVSYMLLIVILAITVVIFRSTMKGNE, from the coding sequence ATGAAACGGATGTCATTTCAGGCAAGATATCGGTTGATCGGATACCAATTCCTCATTCCGACATTTCTTGTGCTCCTCTTGGTGGTAGCGATGCCTTTGCTGTTTTCCCTGGTACTCAGCATGTTCAGGTATACATTCCTGAGCCCGCGGCTCAATGAGTTTGTAGGGTTCAGCAATTATGCCTCAGTGGTTCATGATCAATACTTTTGGAATTCAGTCAAAGTCACGTTCTTCTTCGTTTTGATGGTTGTTCCCTTGGAATTTTTCATAGGCTATGGGATAGCGCTTATGCTATCCCGGCCTGAAATTCGCTTCAAAAGCATTTTCTACTTTATCCTCACCATTCCCATGGTCATGTCCCCGGTGGCTGTCGGACTCATCTGGCGCATGCTTTTGCATCCCGAACTTGGAGTGGTGAACTATTTGCTGGGGAAATTGGGTTTTGGGTATGTGAACTGGTTTGGCGACGAGAGGCTTGCTTTGTTCACCGTCACCTTGGTTGATGTTTGGCAGCAGGTCTCCTTCATGGTGCTGTTGCTGCTTTCCGGCATCACCTCCCTTCCGAAAGAACCGTTTGAATCAGCAACCATTGATGGTGCCAACTGGTTGCAGACGCTCTTGTTTGTAAAGACGCCGCTTCTGATGCCCATTATCACCGTTGCCGTATTGCAGCGAGTTATTACCTCATTCAAGACGTATGACTTGGTTTATATCCTTACCTCCGGAGGTCCTGGGGTGAGTACGGACCTTATCAGTTACAACATCTATCGAACAACATTCATGGGATTGGATCTCAGTGTTGCTTCAGCAGTCTCATATATGTTGCTCATCGTAATTCTGGCCATCACGGTAGTCATCTTCAGATCGACTATGAAGGGGAACGAATGA
- a CDS encoding extracellular solute-binding protein, with amino-acid sequence MKKRELLVCVLVVCLLVPLSVFGAGSKESDAGKPVTLNLLMEDVPDTQIIKDMLPEFEAKTGIKVNFEIVQYTDMHTKLITQFLAPTSTYDVIEVDNYWAGEFPAAGWLEPLDEYVKKDNFDMSVYVPAMMEMVGYYKEKLYMIPMYNYTMALMYRNDVFTDKALHDKYRKQFGKDFAPPVSLDEYVEQCIFVQANTNMYGSAMQGGKGDPIAMEWSNYFFALGGRIYDANWKATINGPIALKAIELYKKNIAEGAPAGATSYTLEDSLRMMSAGEAFSFISYNWMLAQFQDEKVSKLKDKVQLVPVPGESGLAGGWGWAIAANTPKKDAAWEFIKWVESPAVVKARALAGGAPTRYDVLRDAEVLAKYPYYSEVEKILEKARPVPEFEYSSQMVEMLGRELSLIVSSGKDPKAALAQLDKDFNELAKKANLQK; translated from the coding sequence ATGAAAAAGAGAGAACTGTTAGTTTGTGTTCTCGTCGTGTGCTTGTTGGTTCCTCTGTCAGTCTTTGGTGCTGGCTCGAAAGAGTCAGATGCAGGGAAACCGGTAACACTCAATCTTTTGATGGAGGATGTTCCTGATACGCAGATCATCAAGGACATGCTGCCTGAGTTTGAGGCAAAGACGGGTATAAAAGTCAATTTTGAGATTGTGCAGTACACTGATATGCACACGAAGTTGATTACCCAGTTTTTGGCTCCCACCTCAACCTATGATGTAATCGAGGTTGACAACTATTGGGCAGGTGAATTCCCAGCTGCCGGTTGGCTGGAACCGCTCGATGAGTATGTAAAGAAAGACAACTTCGACATGTCTGTCTACGTCCCTGCAATGATGGAAATGGTTGGTTACTACAAGGAAAAACTCTACATGATTCCCATGTACAACTACACCATGGCCCTGATGTATCGCAACGATGTCTTTACTGACAAAGCTCTACATGACAAATATCGCAAGCAGTTCGGAAAAGACTTTGCACCTCCGGTGTCTTTGGATGAGTATGTCGAGCAGTGCATCTTCGTACAGGCAAATACCAATATGTACGGTTCAGCGATGCAAGGCGGCAAGGGAGACCCCATTGCCATGGAATGGAGCAACTACTTTTTTGCCCTTGGTGGACGTATCTATGATGCCAACTGGAAAGCTACGATCAATGGTCCCATCGCACTGAAGGCAATCGAGTTGTACAAGAAGAACATAGCAGAGGGCGCTCCTGCTGGAGCAACTTCCTATACTTTGGAAGACTCCTTACGCATGATGAGTGCCGGCGAAGCATTCTCCTTCATCTCCTACAACTGGATGCTTGCGCAGTTCCAGGATGAAAAAGTCTCCAAGCTGAAGGACAAGGTGCAATTGGTTCCTGTTCCGGGCGAAAGTGGTCTTGCTGGTGGATGGGGCTGGGCAATTGCAGCCAACACCCCCAAAAAGGACGCAGCTTGGGAGTTCATCAAGTGGGTTGAATCTCCTGCCGTTGTGAAAGCTAGAGCATTGGCTGGTGGAGCTCCCACTCGCTACGATGTGTTGAGAGATGCTGAAGTTCTGGCAAAGTATCCGTACTACAGCGAAGTCGAAAAGATTCTGGAGAAGGCAAGACCCGTTCCTGAGTTCGAATACTCTTCGCAGATGGTTGAGATGCTGGGTAGAGAGCTTTCTTTGATTGTTTCCTCTGGAAAGGATCCAAAGGCGGCACTAGCACAGTTGGACAAGGATTTCAACGAATTGGCTAAGAAAGCCAATTTGCAGAAATAA
- a CDS encoding inositol monophosphatase family protein: MIPAALAAGNFISGEFSRRRFSVSQKSGQGDLVTEIDLQASKLIDSILNAMCPDIPVVDEESVLTANPIPCEIAFIVDPLDGTLNFVHGYTELCVSIGLVYKGKPFAGVVYQPLQNNLYSGIDGIGSWKNGREIRIGKEQHLGECLIATGIPYDLHLRSEGFMKPLGHLLNQVQEFRILGSAASALCYVASGQLSGFFEYGLSPWDVAGAAAIILGAGGVVLPIREQSDPIFGGSIVTGNAKIGTILRNELSH, from the coding sequence ATGATTCCTGCAGCACTTGCTGCAGGGAACTTCATCAGTGGTGAATTCTCGAGGCGCAGATTCTCGGTTTCCCAGAAATCAGGACAAGGCGATCTGGTTACCGAAATTGATCTGCAGGCTTCGAAGCTCATCGACTCCATTCTCAATGCAATGTGCCCGGATATCCCGGTTGTTGACGAAGAGAGTGTTCTGACGGCAAATCCCATTCCTTGTGAGATTGCCTTTATCGTAGATCCTCTCGACGGGACATTGAATTTTGTACATGGCTATACCGAACTTTGCGTCTCTATAGGTCTGGTATATAAGGGAAAGCCCTTTGCTGGTGTGGTGTACCAACCTTTGCAGAACAATTTGTATTCAGGAATTGATGGTATTGGTTCGTGGAAGAACGGTCGTGAGATACGCATAGGGAAGGAGCAACATCTTGGAGAATGCCTGATAGCTACAGGAATTCCATACGATCTGCATCTTCGCAGTGAAGGGTTCATGAAGCCATTGGGACATCTGCTGAATCAGGTTCAGGAGTTCAGGATTTTGGGGAGTGCAGCCTCGGCATTGTGTTATGTAGCTTCTGGACAACTATCAGGATTTTTTGAATATGGGCTCAGTCCCTGGGATGTCGCGGGTGCTGCTGCAATCATATTGGGTGCTGGAGGTGTAGTGCTCCCAATTCGTGAACAGTCTGACCCAATCTTCGGCGGATCGATAGTTACAGGAAATGCCAAAATTGGAACCATTCTTCGGAATGAGTTATCGCATTGA
- a CDS encoding 3-oxoacyl-ACP reductase family protein, which translates to MGPVSGKNVFITGCGTGIGRAIAKRLSKDGATLILTDKNEASVNSVLQEVQEISKTSVAYQMDVTDGASIEGVLKKVLSKFSHIDILVNNAGVSTENWFWKLTEEEWDFNMDINCKGVWRVSKYIAPHMIERKQGKIICTASMASKMGAPFQAHYAASKFGVLGLVQSMAKELAPYGITVNAVCPGMVKTGMQDREVQWEAELRGIADPEIVRQEYIKSTPLGRLCMPEDVANVVAFLASPDSDFMTGQGINVTGGICMH; encoded by the coding sequence ATGGGCCCAGTATCGGGAAAGAATGTGTTCATAACAGGCTGTGGGACTGGGATCGGAAGGGCAATCGCAAAGCGGTTGTCCAAGGACGGAGCAACACTTATCCTGACCGATAAGAACGAAGCAAGCGTCAATTCTGTTCTTCAGGAGGTTCAAGAAATCTCCAAGACTTCAGTAGCATATCAGATGGATGTAACGGATGGTGCTTCCATCGAGGGCGTGCTGAAAAAAGTTCTCAGCAAATTCAGTCATATCGACATTTTGGTAAACAACGCCGGTGTTTCAACTGAGAACTGGTTCTGGAAACTTACCGAAGAGGAGTGGGACTTCAATATGGACATCAACTGCAAGGGTGTCTGGAGAGTCTCGAAGTATATTGCTCCTCACATGATTGAGAGAAAACAAGGAAAAATTATCTGCACTGCTTCCATGGCTTCCAAAATGGGAGCTCCGTTCCAAGCTCATTATGCCGCATCAAAATTCGGGGTACTTGGATTGGTTCAGTCCATGGCTAAGGAGTTGGCTCCCTATGGTATCACGGTGAATGCAGTATGCCCTGGTATGGTGAAAACAGGGATGCAGGATAGGGAAGTTCAGTGGGAAGCTGAGCTAAGAGGTATTGCTGATCCAGAGATTGTCAGGCAGGAATACATCAAATCGACTCCATTGGGAAGATTGTGCATGCCAGAAGATGTTGCGAATGTTGTAGCATTTTTAGCATCTCCTGACTCGGACTTCATGACAGGGCAAGGAATAAATGTTACCGGCGGAATATGCATGCATTAA
- a CDS encoding enolase C-terminal domain-like protein, with product MIPYIQKMEVYPVAGKDSMLLNLSGAHAPYFTRNIVILTDSQGNTGVGEVPGGQKITKALEDVKSVVEGSKLSEYKQTLLKVKAALGNDENDVRGLQTFDLRTGIHVITAIEAPLLDLMGQYLEVPVASLLGDGMMRDRVKVLGYLFFVGDRKKTDLPYYADEQNSTDWYRLRHEVALDAESVVELARSSQALYGFQDFKLKGGVLEGKQEIEVIKALKKAYPAARMTLDPNGGWSLKEAIGLCKDMHGILSYCEDPCGAEKGYSGREVLSEFRRATGLPTATNMIATDWREFGHSLELQSVDIPLADCHFWTMSGAVRVGQLCDEFGLTWGSHSNNHFDISLAMISHVGAAVPGNPTAIDTHWIWQEGIERLTVNPPQIEDGHIAIPNKPGLGIEVDREQILKANKVYLENCLGARDDSIGMQFMIPGWKFDPKRPALVR from the coding sequence ATGATACCCTATATACAGAAGATGGAAGTCTATCCTGTTGCAGGCAAAGACAGCATGCTGCTCAACCTGAGCGGAGCCCATGCCCCGTACTTTACCCGAAACATCGTCATACTGACCGACAGCCAGGGCAATACCGGTGTCGGTGAGGTTCCCGGCGGCCAGAAGATCACCAAGGCCCTTGAGGATGTGAAGTCTGTGGTTGAGGGTTCGAAACTCAGCGAGTACAAGCAGACGCTTCTCAAGGTGAAGGCCGCCCTTGGCAACGACGAGAATGACGTGCGCGGTCTGCAAACATTCGACCTGAGGACCGGTATTCATGTCATCACCGCCATCGAGGCTCCCTTGCTTGACCTGATGGGTCAGTACCTGGAAGTTCCTGTTGCCTCCCTGCTCGGCGATGGCATGATGCGTGACCGGGTGAAGGTCCTCGGTTATCTCTTCTTTGTCGGGGATCGCAAGAAGACAGACCTTCCATACTATGCAGATGAGCAGAACAGTACCGACTGGTACCGCCTCCGCCACGAGGTGGCCCTTGATGCGGAGTCGGTGGTTGAGCTTGCCCGCTCAAGCCAGGCCCTGTACGGGTTCCAGGATTTCAAGCTGAAGGGTGGTGTTCTTGAGGGAAAGCAAGAGATTGAGGTCATCAAGGCGCTGAAGAAGGCCTATCCTGCTGCACGCATGACCCTCGACCCCAACGGTGGTTGGTCCCTGAAGGAAGCCATCGGCCTGTGCAAGGACATGCATGGCATTCTCTCCTATTGTGAGGACCCCTGTGGGGCTGAAAAGGGATATAGTGGCCGCGAAGTGCTCAGTGAGTTCCGCCGTGCAACCGGCCTTCCCACCGCCACCAATATGATTGCAACCGATTGGCGAGAGTTCGGTCACTCGCTTGAGCTGCAGAGTGTCGACATTCCCTTGGCTGACTGCCACTTCTGGACGATGAGCGGTGCGGTACGGGTAGGACAGCTCTGCGATGAGTTCGGCCTTACCTGGGGCTCACACTCCAACAACCACTTCGACATCTCCCTGGCGATGATCTCCCACGTGGGTGCAGCAGTACCGGGCAATCCGACTGCAATCGACACGCACTGGATCTGGCAGGAAGGAATCGAACGGCTTACGGTCAATCCTCCCCAGATTGAGGACGGCCACATTGCCATCCCGAACAAGCCTGGTCTTGGTATCGAAGTGGACCGTGAGCAGATTCTCAAGGCCAACAAGGTCTATCTGGAGAACTGTCTTGGAGCCCGCGATGACTCGATCGGGATGCAGTTCATGATCCCGGGTTGGAAGTTCGATCCCAAGCGGCCTGCGCTGGTACGGTAA
- a CDS encoding IclR family transcriptional regulator: protein MPTDSDKYNIKTVARCFQILDLASESSGPISIQDVCAALDTNSNMAFRLLASLQNSGYMSKDPYSGLYTLSLKTLKLSRSALQSQEIRKVTMPYLELLWNQFPKANVNMAVFYNGEVLMLDRIDTQSTPRTYFTPGRQLPFHCSALGKVLTSELGEAELDQLIKEKGLPKYTEKTITDPVAFKQELAKVRSEGVARDRNEFIDGDNCSAVPVRGRDGRVIAGISVSALTSNMSVEEIEAAIPRLKDTASKISYMMGYTTQPVM, encoded by the coding sequence ATGCCAACCGATTCTGACAAGTACAATATCAAGACCGTCGCCAGATGTTTCCAGATTTTGGATCTTGCATCCGAGAGCAGTGGTCCGATATCCATCCAGGATGTCTGTGCAGCACTGGACACCAACAGCAACATGGCTTTCCGTCTTCTGGCAAGTTTGCAGAACTCCGGCTACATGAGCAAGGATCCGTACTCCGGTCTGTATACCCTTTCGCTGAAAACCCTCAAGCTCAGCCGTAGCGCCCTGCAGTCCCAGGAGATACGTAAGGTGACCATGCCGTACCTGGAACTGCTGTGGAACCAATTTCCGAAAGCAAATGTGAACATGGCAGTCTTCTACAATGGTGAAGTGCTGATGCTCGACCGCATCGATACGCAGTCTACTCCCCGCACCTACTTCACGCCCGGCCGCCAGCTGCCCTTCCATTGCAGTGCACTCGGCAAGGTACTCACCAGCGAATTGGGTGAAGCTGAGCTTGACCAGCTCATCAAAGAGAAAGGCCTTCCCAAATACACGGAGAAGACCATCACCGACCCCGTAGCATTCAAGCAGGAGCTTGCAAAGGTACGCAGCGAAGGCGTTGCACGTGACCGAAACGAGTTCATTGACGGAGACAACTGCTCGGCGGTTCCCGTGCGTGGCAGAGACGGTCGGGTTATTGCTGGCATCAGCGTAAGTGCCCTCACCTCCAATATGAGTGTCGAGGAGATTGAAGCAGCCATCCCGCGACTCAAGGACACTGCTTCCAAGATCTCCTATATGATGGGGTATACCACGCAGCCGGTTATGTAA
- a CDS encoding dihydrodipicolinate synthase family protein: protein MDTSFIKGIIPPILTPITESEKVDEAALRSLVDFVIEGGCSGILAFGSNGEFYMMEEDEMAEALSILMDQVAGRVPVYMGIGAIRTSKCIRLAKMGVSMGAKGISILQPMFIKPTDEELKKHIRAIAASVAETAVLLYNNPGRCGYAMSQDLVEELAHTVPNLVGMKDSSGDLTQTMEFIRRNADVGFKVMCGKDTLIYSGLGVGAVGAVCSTANYLPKLVCSIYDKYVAGDLKGSLEAQLKLNPIRLATDKSSFPVATKDLANLVGQKVGKPFLPNMPSPPKQMENLKSELVKGGYEVFD from the coding sequence ATGGACACGAGTTTTATCAAAGGCATCATCCCCCCGATCCTCACTCCGATTACCGAGAGCGAGAAGGTGGACGAAGCAGCACTGCGCTCCTTGGTCGACTTTGTGATCGAGGGCGGGTGCAGCGGCATCCTCGCCTTCGGTTCCAACGGCGAGTTCTACATGATGGAAGAGGATGAAATGGCTGAGGCGCTTTCCATCCTGATGGACCAGGTTGCCGGCCGAGTGCCGGTGTACATGGGCATCGGGGCGATCCGCACCAGCAAGTGCATCCGCCTTGCCAAGATGGGAGTAAGCATGGGAGCGAAGGGTATCTCCATCCTCCAGCCGATGTTCATCAAGCCCACCGACGAGGAGCTGAAGAAGCACATTCGTGCCATCGCTGCAAGCGTGGCCGAGACAGCTGTGCTTCTCTACAACAACCCGGGCCGCTGCGGCTATGCGATGAGCCAGGACCTTGTCGAGGAGCTTGCCCACACCGTTCCGAACCTGGTGGGGATGAAGGACTCCAGCGGGGACCTGACGCAGACGATGGAGTTCATCAGGCGCAATGCCGATGTGGGCTTCAAGGTGATGTGCGGCAAGGACACCCTGATCTACTCTGGTCTGGGAGTGGGGGCAGTGGGCGCGGTGTGCTCCACGGCGAACTACCTTCCCAAGCTGGTCTGCTCCATCTACGACAAGTATGTTGCAGGAGACCTCAAGGGTTCCTTGGAGGCACAGCTGAAGCTCAACCCGATCCGTCTTGCCACGGACAAGTCAAGCTTCCCGGTGGCGACGAAGGACCTGGCGAACCTGGTGGGACAGAAGGTCGGAAAGCCTTTCCTGCCGAACATGCCGTCTCCTCCGAAGCAGATGGAGAACCTTAAGAGCGAGCTCGTCAAGGGCGGCTACGAGGTTTTTGACTGA
- the garR gene encoding 2-hydroxy-3-oxopropionate reductase: MTIGFIGLGIMGKPMAKNLLKAGHSIVCYDVNAANVADVVASGAVAAKSSADVASQVPVVITMLPNSPHVKTVVLGKDGVLEGAKKGLVLIDMSSIAPLASQEVEKACAEKGVRMLDAPVSGGEPKAIDGSLAIMVGGEKALFEEMRDILLVMGASAVHCGPIGAGNTTKLANQVIVALNIAAVAEAFTLVRKAGVDPHLVFDAIKGGLAGSTVMNAKAPMMMDSNFKPGFKIDLHIKDLANAMDTAHSVGSPLPLTASVREMMETLHADGFGGDDHSALARFYAKVSGTKIGE; this comes from the coding sequence ATGACGATTGGATTCATTGGATTGGGAATCATGGGCAAGCCCATGGCCAAGAACCTGCTGAAGGCAGGTCATAGTATTGTTTGTTATGATGTGAATGCGGCGAACGTAGCCGACGTGGTGGCTTCCGGTGCCGTGGCTGCAAAGAGCTCAGCCGACGTAGCGTCGCAGGTGCCGGTGGTGATCACGATGCTGCCCAACAGCCCGCACGTGAAGACTGTGGTGCTGGGCAAGGACGGTGTGCTCGAGGGGGCCAAGAAGGGCCTGGTGCTGATCGACATGAGCTCGATCGCTCCGCTTGCGAGCCAGGAAGTGGAGAAGGCCTGCGCCGAGAAGGGCGTGAGGATGCTTGACGCACCGGTCTCGGGCGGCGAGCCGAAGGCCATCGACGGAAGCCTTGCCATCATGGTGGGCGGAGAGAAGGCCCTGTTCGAGGAGATGAGGGACATCCTGCTGGTGATGGGTGCGAGTGCGGTGCACTGCGGTCCCATCGGGGCGGGCAACACGACCAAGCTTGCCAACCAGGTGATCGTTGCGCTGAACATCGCAGCAGTGGCTGAGGCGTTCACGCTGGTGCGCAAGGCCGGAGTGGATCCGCACCTGGTGTTCGACGCCATCAAGGGCGGGCTTGCCGGCAGCACGGTGATGAACGCGAAGGCCCCGATGATGATGGACAGCAACTTCAAGCCGGGCTTCAAGATCGATCTGCACATCAAGGACCTCGCCAACGCGATGGACACGGCCCACAGCGTGGGAAGCCCGCTCCCGCTCACCGCAAGTGTGCGCGAGATGATGGAGACGCTGCATGCCGACGGCTTCGGCGGCGACGACCACAGCGCCCTGGCCCGCTTCTATGCAAAGGTCAGCGGAACGAAGATCGGCGAGTAG
- a CDS encoding enolase C-terminal domain-like protein, translating to MHTKHEFPIITEMLVIPVAGYDSMLLSLSGAHSPYFTRNLVILKDSSGNTGVGEVHGGEAIAQALEESKSLVVGQSISSYRAVLKRLTDIHNNRSKNSEGLQNLSLANLKDVVHSETAVECAMLDLWGQFLGLPVCDLLGDGRQRDDIVTLGYLFYQADKRKTDLPYLDESSSSNPWYKIRRNPFMDSKAIVEQAEALQSYYGFKDFKLKGGVLEGAKEMEAIEALAKRFPDARINIDPNGAWKLDEAVELCKGSSLTYAEDPCGTERGYSGRETMAEFKMRTGIPTATNMIATDWKQFYHAACEKSVDIVLADPHFWTMSGSVRMAQVLNDWGLTWGSHSNNHFDISLAIFAHCAAAAPGDITAMDTHWIWQDGQYLTNNPYQIKDGKIHVSNAPGLGLELNMDAVMKANEVYRKLEVGARNDAVSMQYLIPGWKFDSKKPCMVR from the coding sequence ATGCATACGAAGCACGAATTTCCCATCATCACCGAAATGCTGGTCATCCCTGTAGCAGGGTATGACAGCATGCTCCTCTCCCTCAGCGGAGCCCACTCTCCCTACTTCACCCGCAACCTGGTGATCCTCAAGGACAGCAGCGGCAATACCGGCGTGGGCGAGGTGCATGGTGGTGAGGCTATTGCCCAGGCTTTGGAAGAGTCGAAGAGCTTGGTGGTCGGACAGTCCATCAGCAGCTACCGAGCAGTGCTCAAGCGCCTGACCGACATCCACAACAACCGCTCCAAGAACAGTGAGGGGTTGCAGAACCTTTCCCTGGCAAACCTGAAGGACGTGGTACACTCCGAGACTGCAGTTGAGTGTGCCATGCTCGACCTCTGGGGCCAGTTCCTTGGACTTCCTGTGTGTGACTTGCTTGGTGATGGACGCCAGCGTGACGATATCGTCACCCTGGGCTACCTCTTCTACCAGGCTGACAAGCGCAAGACCGACCTGCCGTACCTCGATGAGAGTTCTTCCTCCAACCCCTGGTACAAGATTCGCCGCAATCCGTTCATGGACAGCAAGGCGATCGTGGAACAGGCTGAGGCACTTCAGTCCTACTATGGATTCAAGGACTTCAAGCTCAAGGGCGGTGTTCTGGAAGGTGCGAAGGAGATGGAGGCGATCGAAGCCTTGGCCAAGCGCTTCCCCGACGCCCGTATCAATATCGATCCCAACGGGGCTTGGAAGCTCGATGAGGCGGTTGAGCTGTGCAAAGGGAGCAGCCTCACCTACGCCGAGGATCCCTGTGGTACCGAGCGCGGTTACTCGGGCCGTGAGACCATGGCAGAGTTCAAGATGCGCACCGGTATTCCCACTGCAACGAATATGATTGCAACCGACTGGAAGCAGTTCTACCATGCGGCATGCGAAAAGAGCGTGGACATCGTGCTGGCCGATCCGCACTTCTGGACGATGAGCGGCTCGGTGCGTATGGCCCAGGTGCTCAACGACTGGGGTCTGACCTGGGGCTCGCACTCCAACAACCATTTTGATATTTCGCTGGCTATCTTCGCCCACTGCGCAGCGGCAGCGCCCGGTGATATCACAGCGATGGATACCCATTGGATCTGGCAGGATGGTCAGTACCTGACCAACAATCCCTACCAGATCAAGGACGGAAAGATTCATGTTTCCAACGCTCCCGGCCTCGGCCTTGAGCTGAACATGGATGCAGTGATGAAAGCGAACGAGGTCTATCGAAAGCTTGAGGTCGGGGCGCGCAACGACGCTGTTTCCATGCAGTATCTGATCCCGGGTTGGAAGTTCGACAGCAAGAAGCCTTGCATGGTTCGCTAA
- a CDS encoding tripartite tricarboxylate transporter permease codes for MFGMLLEGFGAVFTDPLSIIMIFIGTTVGIVFGALPGLTTVAGLSMFLPITYAMSSGTGLSMLTAIYIGGMSGGLISAILLNIPGTPSSIATCFDGSPMAKNGQAGRALGLAVFASLIGTAISLLFMVVLSPTLANLTIKFGPWEYFSVTVFALTLISSLTGKSIVKGLLSALFGMMFATVGLSPIDSAKRFTFGSLQLTSGFNLLAVLVGLYAISEVLSTAGSEQEKAQVREYKMRGLGFTLKDIKGQGINFVRSSLIGLGIGILPGIGGSTSNIIAYSVAKTSSKHPEKFGTGIPDGIIASEASNNASIGGAMIPLLTLGIPGDGATAILLGGFMLHGMQPGPLLFQSNGATVYQIFASMILSMIVMALVMYLGMRAIVKVLKVPANILLPLIVVLCAIGAYALNNRVFDMWGLILFGIIGLAMSKAGVPAPPFILGFILESAFETNLRRGLEYSNGNFLEVFTRPISGMFLVLAIVSLAATLYKQYKPKKATSEE; via the coding sequence ATGTTTGGAATGCTGCTTGAAGGCTTTGGAGCCGTCTTTACCGATCCTCTGTCCATCATCATGATTTTCATCGGCACCACCGTCGGTATCGTCTTCGGTGCACTGCCCGGTCTTACAACAGTTGCAGGACTCTCCATGTTCCTGCCCATCACCTATGCAATGAGCAGCGGTACCGGCCTCTCGATGCTGACCGCCATCTATATCGGCGGAATGAGCGGTGGTCTGATCTCGGCCATCCTGCTCAACATCCCCGGCACCCCAAGTTCGATCGCAACCTGTTTCGACGGCTCTCCCATGGCCAAGAACGGCCAGGCCGGAAGAGCCTTGGGGCTTGCGGTGTTTGCTTCGCTCATCGGAACAGCGATCAGCTTGCTGTTCATGGTTGTGCTCAGCCCGACTTTGGCGAACCTGACGATCAAGTTCGGCCCGTGGGAGTATTTCTCCGTTACTGTCTTCGCCCTCACCCTGATCTCCTCACTCACCGGCAAGTCCATCGTCAAGGGTCTGCTCAGTGCACTCTTCGGCATGATGTTCGCCACTGTGGGGCTTTCTCCGATTGACAGCGCCAAGCGCTTCACTTTCGGCTCCCTACAGCTGACCAGTGGCTTCAACCTGCTTGCTGTGCTGGTTGGTCTGTATGCGATCAGCGAGGTACTCTCCACCGCAGGAAGCGAACAGGAGAAGGCCCAGGTCCGCGAGTACAAGATGCGTGGCCTTGGATTCACCCTCAAGGACATCAAGGGACAGGGCATCAACTTTGTCCGTTCCTCCCTGATCGGCCTTGGCATCGGCATCCTGCCCGGCATCGGTGGATCTACGAGCAACATCATCGCTTACTCGGTGGCCAAGACATCGAGCAAGCACCCTGAGAAGTTCGGTACCGGTATCCCCGACGGCATCATAGCCAGTGAGGCAAGCAACAACGCCTCCATCGGCGGTGCCATGATCCCGTTGCTCACCTTGGGTATTCCCGGTGACGGGGCGACGGCCATCCTGCTGGGCGGGTTCATGCTGCACGGCATGCAGCCCGGTCCTCTCTTGTTCCAGTCCAACGGGGCGACGGTCTATCAGATTTTCGCTTCGATGATCCTTTCCATGATTGTGATGGCTTTGGTCATGTACTTGGGAATGCGAGCCATTGTCAAGGTGCTGAAGGTTCCTGCCAACATCCTGCTTCCCCTCATCGTGGTGCTGTGTGCCATCGGTGCCTATGCACTGAACAACCGTGTCTTTGACATGTGGGGCCTCATCCTCTTCGGTATCATCGGTCTGGCCATGTCAAAGGCCGGTGTTCCTGCCCCTCCGTTCATCCTGGGCTTCATTCTGGAGAGCGCCTTTGAGACGAACCTCAGACGTGGTCTTGAGTACTCGAACGGAAACTTCCTGGAAGTATTCACCCGTCCGATCAGCGGCATGTTCCTGGTTTTGGCCATCGTCAGTTTGGCCGCCACCCTGTACAAGCAGTACAAACCCAAGAAAGCAACAAGCGAGGAGTAA